The window GGAAGAACTCCTAAAATTAAAAGGGCTCTATGGAGCTATTCTCGGAAGAAGCTTGTATGAAGGCAAAATTTCTTTAAGCGAAATAAAAAAAAATTTTAAGCTTTAATATGAAAAGAAAGCCATTCAAGGCTATTCTTTTCCTCTCCATCCCGTCATGGAAAAAAAGCGTCTTTTTTCGGCAAAAAACGAGTACAAAATTATGCTTTAGCTATAACTTTTAGGTTTTCTCTCCACGCTTCATCATTCAAGGAGTCGATTCTGCTCTCTTTGTTTAATTTCAAACTTCCACGATGAACCGGCTGTCTTTTTTATTGCCCTATCTCTTTTTGACCAGGAGCTTTCCTTATATTCCAGGAGAGGAAATAAAATTTTGCTTTTTGCAGGCGGTATTGAAAAATCGTTGACCGGCCCCCCCTTTTTGTACCTGGTTTTGACCCAAAACCGAACACCCACTCGGTGCACGGCGTAAGCTATGCGTCTATGAAAAGGGCAAAAGGGAAGCCCTTGGCATGAAAAGGATCCCCTGACCAATATTCCCTAGCCCATTTTTAAAAAATTGTTCAAATTAAAGAGGGAAAAATTATAAGGGTGGTATAAAAAAAGGAAAGAGGAGGGAGACTATAGACTATTTGAAGGCACCTTTACGGGTTGTTCTCACCTCTGTTGTGTTCCTTGCAAGTGGATCGTTTTTTTCGAGCCCTTTTCTTTATCCCCAGGTCCTTGAAAATTTGAAAAAATCCTCCCCCTTGGCTTCAACCTTACCTGAAGAAATCGTTCCGGAATATCTTGATTCCCTTCTTGCAGACCAGCCGGAGAACCCTTCCCAGGATGGCGATTCAACAGCTTCAAGCGATCAAACCGGGATAGCACCGGGGACTCAATCCATAAAAATTCTTTCTCAAAGCAGTTTAAAAAATATCAATTTTCAAAATGTCAACGAACTTTCAGCTTATCAAGTGGGAATCAACCAAACCCAAATCACCGGTAGCCCTCAAGCCGAACCTATTCTTCGGGGCTTGCCCGCAACCCGCTACAGAAATGGAATACTCGTCGGGTTTAGCAGGGATGCTCAATATGGCCCTCTGCTCAATCCCAACATGGATGAAAACATGGATATGGTCATGGGGCCTTCAAACATTATCTTCGGTCCACAAGAACTAGCGGGAGGCTATCTCAACGAGATCACAAAGTTGCCCTACTTTGACCAATTCAAGGGGGAAGCTTCCTACACCGTGGGCATGTATGGAACCAATTTCTGGAACTTGGATTTGGGAGGGCCGATCAAAAACAACCTAGCTTACCGGCTTGATTATTTTGGTCAAGATGGCTCTTCTTACTATAACTACTACTACGGATCTTATTTAAGAAGGGAGTCGGGTTTCATAGCCCTCAGCTATCAGCCCTACGAGAATTTCTCGATCGATTATAATGCGGAGATCGATTCCAACAGCCTTAATCCACCCGCAGGACTTAACCGCCCTACCCAGCAGCTCATCAACAATAGATTGTACCTGACGGGTCCCTTTGCGGGTTGGTACGATCAAAACGGCATATTTCATAGCGGGATCGGCACTTCCCCACCCGGTGAGGGTTATGCGGTAAACTGGGGACCGCTTGTATCGATTGATCCAAGAACCAATCTTTTAAACAATCCCATCAACAGCACCGAACAACTTTACGCGGTTTCCCAGCTCATTGAAACCCTAAAAATTTCCTCCAATTTCAAGATTGTCAACAACTCGATGTTTGAATATTACAGCACTTTTATCGATCAAATGATCCCCGGAGACTTTTGGTCGGTGCTTCCCGCAGGATACAATTTTGACGACAGGATGGAATGCCTGGGAAATTTCTCAACTTCCTTGGGGAACCTTTCGATAGACAACAACTTTGATGGTGGGGTTGAAATTCGTTATTACAGCGATAGGGAATACTCCGGGGTTTGGCACTCTCCCATTAACACTTGGGATCTAACCAAGCCTCTGCTGGATAACGATTTTTCTCCCCTCGTTTCCTACAGCCAGGCCCTGCTCTTCTCAAACCCTTATCTTACCGACATTCCCGTTCCGGGATATCCCGGCTTTTACTTTAACTCCCATAATTTTTTATCCACCGCTTCCACATTCTATAAACTTTCTCCCTTTTATCAGCATAAAATGGACTTAACTAAAAAATTGAACATCGTTGTCGGCGCCCGTTCCGATCTTTATATCGTCCATGCTTCTAGTCCGCCTGGCACTCCTGCTCCCCTTTTCCTGGAAAACAACATGACCGCGATCCTTCCCCAAGTATACACCGGGGTTGTTTACGACCCTTTTTCTTGGATGAATACCCATTTTAGTTATTTTTTCGGCCAGAACCCCTTCCCAAGCGCCTATGGAAGTTTCGCTCCCGATTTTACTGCCACCTATTACCATCTGACCAACCAATATTTCGAGATCGGAACAAATTTCACGCTCTACAAGGATAAGCTGTCCGTGAGCGTTTCGGGATTTTACCAGGATGGATTCATCCCCGCCTACGTCCTTCCGGAAGGCTCGGTAGCCACAACCCAGGCTTATTTAAAAGGTGGACAGCTTCAGGCCACCTGGAACCCCATACACAATTTATCTTTGAATGCAGGCTATGCGTTTATCGACGCCCATGAAAACTGGACGGGTTCTCCTATAGGTCCTTTCACCACCCAGCCTTATCCCTCTAATGTAGCCAAACAACTCGGGTTGCACGTCGATCCTTATGTTTTTCTGGCTCCTCTCGATTACCCCTTCATCGGTTTTCCAAGAAATTACGGTAACGCTACTTTGAGTTACCAGTCCAAGAAGGGTTATGGCTTTTCACTCTGGGCAATTATTCAAAGCGGGCAGTTTTTGAATTATGACTACACCGTAAGAATTCCTACTTGGTATACCCTCAATGCACGCCTTTTTTACACGACCTCCAAGTGGGAAATCAGCCTTTATTTTTATAACCTTACCGATGAAAAATATTGGGCCGCCGGAGCTCCCGGTTTTATCAGTGCAAGATCCTTCAATTACGATTTTATAACTCCCCAACTGCCCTTCTGGATCCAGGGAACTCTACGGATTTTCTTCTAGCCGCCGCAGCTTATTCCTTGTGAAAAAACAAGTGGAGTAACATAATTTCAGATCTCTGCCCAACCCTCACGGGAGGGCCCCATGTCCCGGCTCCCCGCGTGACAACGATATGACTCAATCCTATTTTTCTATAGCCGTAACTCAAAGGGAACAGCCTGTCCACGATATGGTTGATCGGCCAAAACTGACCTTGGTGCGTATGCCCACAAACCAAAAGGTCGACTTGCTCTCTTACCGCTTCGTCAATGGCCGTCGGCCTATGATCCATGACCAGTATAGGCTTGCTCCTATCGCAATTCTTGAGAATTTCTCTTAGCGTTTTTCTCTTTGCCTTCCCTTCGATTATTTCCACGGCCTGATCATCTCTTCCAACAACATAGAAAAAATCATCCACCCGTCTCGTTTCGTCCCTCAGAACGGCGATACCGCAATTTTCAAGGAAAGAGGATAGACTGTCGGAATCGTAAAAACATTCATGGTTGCCTATACAACTATAAACGCCGTAGCCGGCCGAAAGGCTTTTGAAAAAATGCTCAATCCCTTCTTTTTCCAACACCCTCTTGCTTCCATCAAGCAGATCCCCGGGAAGCAAAATAAGATCCGGATCTAGGGAAAGAATTTTTTTCAAAATAATCGAAAGCCTTCTTTTGCCAATAGTTCCCCCGGCATGAATATCTGAAGCCACGACAACGCGCAGGGAACCAAGCGGACATTTTTTCTCTATGTGCAGCTCGATCTTTTTTATCTCGACGTTGAGGGCATTGAAATAACCCTTGAGTAAAACCCCTCCCACTGTTCCAATCATCCCTAGGGCTATGATCCAGGACCTACCCGAAAAAAGAGAATGAAAAGAGCCCGGCGTAATTAACCAACCCATATCTACAAGGCATATCCCAACAAAAAGGTAGATAACCCCGGGAAGCCAAAGGCTTGAGATGGCCAAAAGGCCGTTGATCAAGGGCATGTAAAACCAATCCTTGAGGTAAGAAAAAAGAAAATACCCAAAAACGGCCCAGGCACAGATCAACAGGTAAGCTCCCTGGAAAAGCCATAGGTGGGGAAGAACCAAAAAACCCCTTAAAACAACATAACCACTCAGCCCATAATAAAGGGCCAAAAAGAACACCCTTCTCATTTTTCAGCACAGCTCGCTCAAACTTTTTTCCGCCACCGCTCAAGCCGGAACTTTCTTCCCGGATGGTCCATTAATCTGCTCGCTCAGGACCCAACCTACCGGCAAGCTGGAAACATTTTCCTTAAAAAAAGGTTTTTTCGTTGTTTAATTTTACTCCTTTTGTTGGCTTGCAACCGCTCTCCCGGAGTTGCTGTAAACGCTGGCAAAAGGATTGAATACGGCTTGCATGATGGATAAAAAAATACCGCTTTTAAACGCGTTTCAAAAAAAGGGAGGGAAATTTGCCTGTCACGGCGATCTTGGCCTTAAATCCTCTATTCAAAAAATCCGGGTCTATAAATTCCTTTTGCCTACCATCATCTTATCTAGAGAAAAAGATCCTCCACCCCCAACAAGCAGGGCAAAAGCCGCTGCCCATAGGCAAAGTGCGTATTCCATTCCTCCCTCGTGGACAAAAAACGCTTTTCGATGCGCAACGAGGATGGCAACGGTCATGATGATCATTAAATTTAAAGCTGCAAGACGGGTTGCCAAGCCCAGGAAAAGAAAAACCGCTCCCAACAATTCTCCCCACCCTGCAAGGGTTGCCCAGAGAACGCCCGGCACCAGGTGGAACTTTTCGGCAAAACTGGTTGCCGTAGCTTCTAGTCCTTTTCCCCCAAACCATCCGAAAAGCTTCTGGGAACCGTGGGCAAAAAAGATGAGGCCCAAAACCATCCTCAGGGGGAAAAAAGCAAAGGTGGAAGAAGTTTGAAAAAGGCGATCAAGCAAAGTTGAAAACGCTCTCCTATTTTTTTTCATCCGTTTTTTTCCTCGAATAATTCAATTCAACATGATAATGCTGCAAGGGTTTTACGTGCATCTCCTTGGATTGGAGAGACTTGATCGCTTCAACGGTTGCCCGGGCAGCGGCCATAGTCGTCATAACAGGTATCTTGCTGTAAAGAGAAGTCGTTCTGATCCGAATTTCATCTTTTCTTGCCCAGGAACCCGAAGGAGTATTGATCACAAGGGAAATTTCTCCGTTTTTAATCATGTCGAGAACATTGGGTCTGCCTTCAGACAATTTATAAAGCTTCGTACATCTTACCCCTGCTTCATTGAGAGCCCTCGCCGTCCCCTCGGTTGCAACGATTTCAAACCCCAGATCGACAAGAGATCTTGCAATCTCCACCCCCTCCTTTTTATCCTGGTCACGAACGCTCAAGAAAACTTTTCCCTTGAGGGGCAACGGAGCATTCAAGGCAATCTGGGTTTTGGCATAAGCTATCCCCAGGTCATCATCTATTCCCATCACTTCACCGGTTGATTTCATTTCCGGTCCAAGGAGGATATCGACCCCGGGGAACCGATCAAAAGGGAATACCGCTTCTTTGACACAGTAATAAGCCGGGACGATTTCTTTACCCACGTATCCCAATTCCTTGAGCTTTTTACCCATTATGACTTGAGCAGCTAGCTTGGCCAGGGGAACACCTATAGATTTGCTTATAAAGGGCACAGTGCGTGAAGCCCGAGGATTAACTTCAAGGACGTAAAGATTGTTCTTTTGGACGGCGAATTGGACGTTCATCAATCCCACGACGTTCAACTCCCTGGCCAGCAGGAAAACCGTCCTGCGGATCTCTTCCTTGATATTTTCTGAAAGGCTAAAAGGGGGAAGGACGCAAGCGCTATCCCCGGAATGGACTCCCGCCAGTTCAATATGTTCCAGGATAGCTCCAATAAAGATATCCTCACCGTCACTCACGCAATCGATATCCACCTCGATGGCATCTTCCAAGAAATGATCAACTAAAATAGGTTTCTCCGGTGCAGCTTCGATCGCCTCTTCCACAAACCGAACAAGATCGCTTTCGGTATAAACGATATGCATCGCCCTGCCTCCCAAGACGTAAGAAGGACGCAAGAGCAGGGGAAAGCCGATTTTTTTTGCCGCTAACAGCGATTCTTGAACGCCGGTGATGATTAAGCTCTGGGGTTGTCGTAACCCAAGCTTGGATACCAGCTGGGAAAAAAGCCTCCTATCTTCGGCCGTTTCAATGGATTCAACCGAAGTCCCCAAGATTCTCACCCCAGCTTTTTTCAAGGGGATGGCCAAGTTCAGGGGAGTTTGACCACCAAACTGGATGATCAATCCATGGGCTTTTGTTTTTTCATAAACCTGGATAACGTCTTCGGCTGTCAAGGGTTCGAAAAAGAGAAAGTCGGAACTGTCGTAATCGGTGGAAACCGTCTCCGGATTAGAATTGATCATTATGGTTTTATATCCAAGCTGCCTTAAAGCCATTAGGGCATGAACACAACAATAATCAAATTCAATGCCTTGCCCTATCCTGTTCGGTCCGGCACCCAAAATAATTATCTTTGGGTCATCCTGCTTGGGTTCGAGTTCGCTTATGCCCGGTTCATAGGTAGAATAATAATATGGGGTATAGGCTTCAAATTCGGCAGCACAGGTATCCACCAGCCGATAAGTGGGCAGGCAATTTTCCTTTTTCCTTAAAGCCCTTATTTCTTCTTCTGGAAGATTCCAAAAATGGGCAAGCTGCTTGTCGGAAAACC is drawn from Methylacidiphilum infernorum V4 and contains these coding sequences:
- a CDS encoding TonB-dependent receptor, whose translation is MFLASGSFFSSPFLYPQVLENLKKSSPLASTLPEEIVPEYLDSLLADQPENPSQDGDSTASSDQTGIAPGTQSIKILSQSSLKNINFQNVNELSAYQVGINQTQITGSPQAEPILRGLPATRYRNGILVGFSRDAQYGPLLNPNMDENMDMVMGPSNIIFGPQELAGGYLNEITKLPYFDQFKGEASYTVGMYGTNFWNLDLGGPIKNNLAYRLDYFGQDGSSYYNYYYGSYLRRESGFIALSYQPYENFSIDYNAEIDSNSLNPPAGLNRPTQQLINNRLYLTGPFAGWYDQNGIFHSGIGTSPPGEGYAVNWGPLVSIDPRTNLLNNPINSTEQLYAVSQLIETLKISSNFKIVNNSMFEYYSTFIDQMIPGDFWSVLPAGYNFDDRMECLGNFSTSLGNLSIDNNFDGGVEIRYYSDREYSGVWHSPINTWDLTKPLLDNDFSPLVSYSQALLFSNPYLTDIPVPGYPGFYFNSHNFLSTASTFYKLSPFYQHKMDLTKKLNIVVGARSDLYIVHASSPPGTPAPLFLENNMTAILPQVYTGVVYDPFSWMNTHFSYFFGQNPFPSAYGSFAPDFTATYYHLTNQYFEIGTNFTLYKDKLSVSVSGFYQDGFIPAYVLPEGSVATTQAYLKGGQLQATWNPIHNLSLNAGYAFIDAHENWTGSPIGPFTTQPYPSNVAKQLGLHVDPYVFLAPLDYPFIGFPRNYGNATLSYQSKKGYGFSLWAIIQSGQFLNYDYTVRIPTWYTLNARLFYTTSKWEISLYFYNLTDEKYWAAGAPGFISARSFNYDFITPQLPFWIQGTLRIFF
- a CDS encoding metallophosphoesterase; translated protein: MRRVFFLALYYGLSGYVVLRGFLVLPHLWLFQGAYLLICAWAVFGYFLFSYLKDWFYMPLINGLLAISSLWLPGVIYLFVGICLVDMGWLITPGSFHSLFSGRSWIIALGMIGTVGGVLLKGYFNALNVEIKKIELHIEKKCPLGSLRVVVASDIHAGGTIGKRRLSIILKKILSLDPDLILLPGDLLDGSKRVLEKEGIEHFFKSLSAGYGVYSCIGNHECFYDSDSLSSFLENCGIAVLRDETRRVDDFFYVVGRDDQAVEIIEGKAKRKTLREILKNCDRSKPILVMDHRPTAIDEAVREQVDLLVCGHTHQGQFWPINHIVDRLFPLSYGYRKIGLSHIVVTRGAGTWGPPVRVGQRSEIMLLHLFFHKE
- a CDS encoding DoxX family protein; translation: MKKNRRAFSTLLDRLFQTSSTFAFFPLRMVLGLIFFAHGSQKLFGWFGGKGLEATATSFAEKFHLVPGVLWATLAGWGELLGAVFLFLGLATRLAALNLMIIMTVAILVAHRKAFFVHEGGMEYALCLWAAAFALLVGGGGSFSLDKMMVGKRNL
- the carB gene encoding carbamoyl-phosphate synthase large subunit, translating into MGKRTDIESILVIGSGPIVIGQAAEFDYSGVQACKALKEDGYRVILINSNPATIMTDPEFSDKTYIEPITADILEKIIKEEKPDALLPTLGGQTALNMGVELAQRGILDALGIEMLGAKIEAIKKAEDRQLFKEEMIKVGLDIPRSGIARNMEEAREVAAQINQFPLIIRPAFTLGGQGGSIAYNREEFEAGVIRGLGVSPIGEILIEEGLLGWKEFEMEVMRDRKDSCVVICSIENMDPMGVHTGDSITVAPAQTLTDEEYQRMRDWAFTVIRQIGVETGGSNIQFAVDPKTGRMVVIEMNPRVSRSSALASKATGFPIAKIAAKLAVGYTLDEIANDITRKTLACFEPAIDYVVVKIPRFTFEKFPEADPTLSSSMKSVGEVMAIGRTFKESLQKALRSLEVGAHGLSGGTHGHDQILPLEQIRHFLLTPRAERIFYIRHAFRAGMDVETIASLSGIDPWFLSQIEELVQEEAILKQSKDPALLVEAKMNGFSDKQLAHFWNLPEEEIRALRKKENCLPTYRLVDTCAAEFEAYTPYYYSTYEPGISELEPKQDDPKIIILGAGPNRIGQGIEFDYCCVHALMALRQLGYKTIMINSNPETVSTDYDSSDFLFFEPLTAEDVIQVYEKTKAHGLIIQFGGQTPLNLAIPLKKAGVRILGTSVESIETAEDRRLFSQLVSKLGLRQPQSLIITGVQESLLAAKKIGFPLLLRPSYVLGGRAMHIVYTESDLVRFVEEAIEAAPEKPILVDHFLEDAIEVDIDCVSDGEDIFIGAILEHIELAGVHSGDSACVLPPFSLSENIKEEIRRTVFLLARELNVVGLMNVQFAVQKNNLYVLEVNPRASRTVPFISKSIGVPLAKLAAQVIMGKKLKELGYVGKEIVPAYYCVKEAVFPFDRFPGVDILLGPEMKSTGEVMGIDDDLGIAYAKTQIALNAPLPLKGKVFLSVRDQDKKEGVEIARSLVDLGFEIVATEGTARALNEAGVRCTKLYKLSEGRPNVLDMIKNGEISLVINTPSGSWARKDEIRIRTTSLYSKIPVMTTMAAARATVEAIKSLQSKEMHVKPLQHYHVELNYSRKKTDEKK